TCAGGTTCCAAATGAATTGAGTATTTGTGGCCATTCGAGAATTTGTGGTTTaatgttaaaataatatattaatgcTTGGTACGGAAgataaacattttaaatgGTGGTTCTCGCTGTAATGACTTAGATAGTCAGGTTCCGAATGAACTGAGTATTCGTGGCCATTCGAGTTTGGGCTCGAAAAAAACTCGTTCCTACCTCTGTTCCTAGTAAACAAGTCGAGATTGAACATGATTTTGAGATCAAGCTGGTGGTACTAAACACATGTTTGACCTTAGCTTAGTAGATTTCCTCTTCAAAATTTAAACCTCATTAATGCATACTTAgtccaattaaataatattagccccaatttaattagtaaaagtccaacaGGTTTGACCCAAGTCCAACCTCTATGGATCCTTAATCTGGCCCATTATAACTCTATATAAAGGAGATTTAGACAGAAGACAAATAATaattcttaataaaatttcGTTCCTCTCTCTGAGATTGAACGCCATTTTTCAGTTCTCTCCATAACTGAATTTTTGTCTTCTTCTCTAGTCAAGTCCTTTTGATTCTGATGAActttgcccacccaaaggtcatAATCTGAGTTCAGGATACATATTAGAAGATTCGTGGTTGAGTAcgaagatcttcacgtggagatggagcaagcaatcgtcgattctttggagaatcagatcggtaaTCCTAAACCGTAGGaattcatgaattagggttcttATTCCTTGTTTGTAAATTATATGTGTTCTAACATGTAATtttctgtttaacatgtgattAATTGATCTTATAATCagtcaaatagatctgtatgcatgattgatttatttatttatgcatgaCTTCCCCTGTGAAGGGACACCACCAATTCCCTGCAATTACAAAGGGTTGATAAAATCTCAAGGGCCATATAAAATGGTTTGAACGTTATTCCCAAAAACTAAATAGTTAAAGGTTGATAAAGTCTAATAATAAAGGCATGCATTAGAATAATGCGACTTCCGTTAACATACAACCActagaatttatctaaataTTACTCTAATATTTTCCCATTGAGTCAAAGATATAAATTTCGCAATCGTCATTAAAACCGTAAAACCGATAACCAGGGTTTGACTAGTAAatcactaaattaattaaacatacaaaaaagtaatttatattGTGAAACAAAGTGCTCGACTAATTATGTTTACATGTTAAAGAAAACTCATCACTCTAATACTGTTTACAtactaaaatactagtaaataCTTATTCTCTTTAAAACaatgttatttttgtcaccCTAACATTTCCGCCGAATATTTGAGCttcaatttgaaaaaaaaacaattatttttaagaaaataataaaacaaatgctaaattttatgtatatttaaaaattaaaaaaactcgAAGATCTAAAAAAAGTCCACTCTTTTTGCGGCAAAATCAAAGTGAAAAGTCCGCGTTCTCCATCAcgtcaaaattcaaacttcctGTCCGAGAACAGcaaccatcatcatcattatcatcatcatcatcatatcATCATCATGTCGGAGCTCCAAAATTCCCTAAAATTCCACAAATCCAACACCAACACTCGCCGAAATCCCCAACAATGTCCCCAATTCCACCAACACcgcttctcctcctcctcctctacTCCGCAGCTCCATCCACCGCCCTCGACTTCATCTTCAACTCCTTccccgcctccgccgccgccaacTTCACCTTCGTCGACCACGCCCGCATCGACCCCCCCGTCATCCGCTTCACCAACGACTCCGAAGATCTCTCCAACGCCCGCGCCTTCCTCCCCTTCCCAATCCCCTTCCGAAAACCCCCCAATTTTCCCGCCAACTCCACAACGACGTCGTTCTCCACCCAATTCGTATTCTCGATTCTCCCCCAAATCCCCGACAGCCCCGGCTTCGGCCTCGCCTTCGTCCTCTCCAACACCACCACGCCGCCGCGCGTCGTCACCGGCCAGTACTTCGGCGTCTTCTCCTCTCCCCCCCGCACCGTCGCCCCCCTCCTCGCCGTCGAATTCGACACCGGGAGGAACACCGAATTCAACGAGGTCAACGGGAATCACGTCGGCATCGATCTGAACAGCGTTTTATCAGAGGCGACGGAGCTAGCTGGCTATTACGATTCCAGCTCCCAATTTGTGGAAATTGACATGAGGAGCGGGCAGAATGTCCACGCCTGGATCGAATTCGACGGCCCGCGAAACGAAATCAACGTCACGATCGCGCCGGCCGGAGTTCCCCGCCCGGCGACGGTTTTGCTCAGCTACAAGAATCCGGCGGTGGCGGACTACATCGCGGCGGAGATGTTCGTCGGGTTTTCAGCCTCGAAAACAGAGTGGGTTGAGGTGCAGAGACTCTTAGCTTGGAGTTTCAGCGATGAAGGAATCGCTAAGGATATAAACACCACCGTTTTGCCAATTTTCCACCCCGGGAATTCGGGTGGCTCTTCGCTATCGGAAGGGGCGGTTGCCGGGATCGCGGTGGGGGCGGTGGTGGCGGTGGCATTACTTGTTTCTTGGATTTGGTGGAGAAAGAATGTAAGCGTTAATGAAGAGGATGACGACATTGAGGATTGGGAGATGGAGTATTGGCCTCATAAATACTCTTACGAGGAGCTCACCGTGGCTACGAAGGGCTTCTCGAGCGAACAATTGCTCGGGTCGGGTGGCTTTGGGAGGGTTTATCGGGCTACATTGGCTGGCAATGACGCGGACATGGCGGTCAAGTGCGTGAGCCATGACTCGAAGCAGGGGTTGCGAGAGTTCATGGCCGAGATCTCGAGCATCGGGCGGCTGCAGCACAAGAATCTAGTGCAGTTGAAAGGGTGGTGCAGGAAGAAGAATGAGCTCATGCTTGTTTATGACTTCATGCCTAATGGGAGCCTCAACAATTGGATTTTTCACAATCCGAGGAGGTTGTTGGGTTGGGAGGGGAGGAGGTTGGTTCTTGCTGACGTGGCGGAGGGGTTGAGCTACCTTCACCACGGGTGGGACCAGGTGGTGGTCCACAGGGACATCAAGTCGAGCAACGTGCTGCTGGACGGGGACCTGCGCGGGAGGGTGGGCGATTTTGGGCTGGCGAAGCTGTACACGCACGGGCAGGTGCCTAGCACGACCCAGGTGGTGGGGACGCTGGGGTACTTGGCGCCTGAGGTGGCGACGCTGGCGTCCCCGACTGCGGCCAGCGATGTTTATAGCTTTGGGGTCGTGGTGCTGGAGGTGGCGTGTGGGCGGAGGCCTATTGAGACGGGCGTGGGGGATGGGGACGAGGACGAGTTGTTGATAGACTGGGTGAGGCGGAGGTACTTGGAGGGGAGGATATTGGAGGTGGCGGACGCGAGGATTGAGGGGGAGTACGGGGCGGGGGAGATGGAGGCCGTGTTGAAGCTTGGGCTGTCGTGTTGCCACCCTGATCCGGGACGGAGGCCTACTATGAAGGAGGTGACGGCCGTGTTGTTGGGGGAGCGCACGGAGATGGAACCGAGGGATATGCTATTTGGATTGACTCCGAAGCATAGCATGATCGATagagatgaagatgaagatgaagatgcaAATGAGCAAGAAAAGGTGTTATTGCCTCAATAAAAGGTGTTTGTGTATTTGATATGTgtaaatatattgttttattgtgtAAATTGAATGTATAAGGTTCTTGATATTGTTGTTGTGTCATATACTTAGGAAATTTTCCATTCATGTACAAAGTGCTTTGTAACATTTCCTTATGAACTATGATACACGTTGCAACTGCAATGTCTAAGTTCTTTCTTGTTGAGAGTCTTAGTGCTACATgtgaagagagaagaaagaagtTTAAAGCTTTTTTTACAtgtttgtaaaaaaaaaacttgcaACGTTTGTTACGCATAACGGTTAGAATAAACAAATACGGAGTACTATGTGAACTATAACTACAAAATGAGCTAATTTTactatgaataattaattacttggaTTGATTATTCCATAATTTAGGACCATCTATGAGTAGTAAGCCATGAAGAAACAGACATGAGTGGTGACTAttaaaagaagagaaagtgaGATTCATGTAATTTGGAGTTGAAGCATTGAAGGCTATgtgttttctcttttcttatttcccttattctacctttttttttatcttattttattcagtCTTATAATTAGTCAGTAATCATCAATTTAGACGCGCCACTCAGAAAATGGGGGCTTCATTTTCAATTACAAAATCCGATCTCCACATAACTTGAGGAGAAGTCATAAACAAAGGAATAATCAAaagttgaatttatttattcattttccatttaacTTCGAACGGAGggataaatttaataaacttgattttaaatataatttgatcaGCCTCATAATAATAGAGAAGGTatataagagaaataaaattatgaaaagaaGCAAACGAAAATTTTCCAAACGTgctacttcatccgtccctgaaaatttgtaccatttttttatttctatacgtcccacaaaatttatctcatttcacttttttgatagtggaaccatatttcattaactcattcatactcacattttattataaaattaataaataaaagtaggatccatattccactaatattttcaattccaCTAAACCCTCactttcattatattttttaaaatccgtgtcggattaaagtgggacaatatttgggggacggagagagtatatttttttgggtaaTGCTATGCGGCCACATTATGGCTGGCCATAAAATGGCACTTTAGTAAATTTAGATGTCGTAGatattaatgatttaaatatctcatttaatGCCCTAATAACTTTACACTATTACCCTCTCTAtttaattgttgttttttttataatttaacttCTCTAATCCGATTgtaacatttcttttttagatttattctttgtgaattattttacactgattttttaatttatgattaaaattttatttttaaaaaaaaatgtatattattatacAATACTAAAGTTGAagtcaataataatttataaattgtgatactatatattatcacattatattttaatattatcgATACGTGCTATATAATATTAAGAgctattattgttttatactccacataactaaatattattagttacTATTACTAATGACATATACTACAGTATTAGTTACATAAGCTTAGTACTTTTACATTACTTTCATAAATCAGGGGCAGATCTACTCGATGTGTGTAGGGGGCAATTGCCCacctcaatttattttatgtatactaatttgttatgtaatttaaaaaaaaaaattctttataaatgcctcattttaaattttaagtttcttttttatatatatttatttttgtccttGTTGAACTAAATTCTTGGCTCCGCCCctatcataaataataatgacaATGATGATAGTTTAAATTAGTCACCTATATTCACAATGAGCTGCTAGCCGAGGATGATGATTGAATTACTTAGCAAATTAATAAGTAACTTTAATTTGTCAAAACAAATACTTAactctatattttatgtagtagtataatttaaggttatattctattttaattattttattctaaaaaattataatctcataataatttgaattaactTGGAGTAATAAACTGTATAATTACcacatcattttttattttaaaaaaaaaacataatatcaTCTTATTATATCTTACTAAAATggttactaaaaataaattaataataaaagaaaataaatccgATGAATTTATgaactataataattaaaaatatttaaagtatGCAACTAAacgtatatacatatatattatcaaattacCTGATTATTAtatcttattcaattttaaataaaacctCATCGTAtttcatatactccatattatcaAAGTATTCCTACATTTCAAGTAAAAGGGTACAATTGTCTTAAcatgtttgttgtttttgaGGTAGAAGTAATTATGTTGAATTAGCATTAATTACactgattttttattaatatttgaagtGTGTGGCTGGCCACATTATGGCTATTTAGCAtcactctatttttttccctGTGAGTGTTATATATACGTTCTTAACATGTTACTTGtagtgttttttttctcttcaaccCACACATTTGTGTTGACTCACTTAATCATCATCTTTGGTATTTAATCTGCCAAAGTGTTACACAACAGCCCATGCCAATCATTCGTCGACCAGTTTAAAGACTGTGACCTGCTTGCTTTggttttactaattttaaagtctGTTAATTAGTTTTCATAGTTAATTGATTTGTGGTTTAGTGATACAGTCAGTAATTTAGTGTTTCCAAGTATTTGATTTTCCTAGTTAAGTTGTGTCTATACGTTGattataatatgaattttattttatcaagtCTTTCACTTTCGAAATCACTGATTTTTAGCATTTGCAGAATAATTCTGTCCAGAATTTGGGCGGTGGTGTATTTTTAACATACTCTTAATTTTTcgattttattaaaaacaacaaaataagttCAAAGAATGACCTGATCATCACCAACAATATATTGATTACTTTCACGTCATTGTTgttaacaaattaaagtaCTATCATTGTAAAAGAAGATTAATTGTAATTCAGGACAAAAGTCCAATCAACTTAAAGAATTTAAGGGAGGGTTAGTCACTCCTATGTTACTATGTGTCTATGTCTAAGAGCTTGAAATTAATATAGCTAAAAAgccttgttttttttttttggattacaCCACGTTCGTATTTCGTTTGCGAACCAAAGAATTTTAAACTACTATTATATGATTAGTTCATGATCGATTTTTCAAtataagaattttattttaagtattgAGGCAATATAAATGATCACaatcctctatatatataaaaaaatttataaaactaacaaaTTGGACATGTTCCATGGCGAAGATTTGTGATGAATGCATACTTTTTGTACGAATACAatattataattcaaattcagaatttttcatttcttattttatttattttattatccgctttactaacaaaatctcatttttcttaactcatgtgcccaaaaaaaatgtctcaaaTTTCCATTAAAATGTACTAATACAATATTGACATGtagataataaataaaaactaaaacttacctaaatattatattgtgCACCCGCAATCttcaaaaaaagagaaaataattaaacacttATTAATATTGCCATAGATATtcttcaaagaaaagaaaataaaaaacttgtTAAATCCTATTTAAACATAATAGATACCATAAACATATAGCTCAAATTATCCTCAATTACCGCTCCATTTAGTTTCTGAATTTGAATATagtaaagaaaattttgagagtaaatactatgattttaaacagaaaaaaattgagagtAAAATTCGATGTCCATTGTTTACCAGTGAGATATAACGACGGTGGCCGGAGGCGATTAGCAGTCGATGGAGGCGGATGAAGATGTGAATTGCAAAGCTGCGCgtttctttattttcacttaactattagtactattatgaaagaattatttaacataaaatatggagtatgcATCAAGTGGTCAacttttgctaaaaaaggtgcaattttggtgtaaaaaaataaaaaagggtgCAACTTTTGTTACGAAATTGATTGTAATTAATAGGATAAAGTTTCgaataaacaaatatacaTGAACTATAACTACAAAAAAAGAGCTTATTTTCTATGAATTATAAATCACTTGGATTTATTTTCCGTAATTTAGGATCATCTTTTACTCTTTTAGTAATGAGCCATGAAGAAACAGACATGAATGGTGACTATCTAAAGAAGAAGCAAAAATCAAGTTGGACTTATAATTTGTATTATATATTCTGTGTACAACGAATTTCACAATGGGGCggttaataaaaataaataaatcgaGTTTCTTTTTGCTTccattcaatttaaaaatctcaatttactccataatttataaaaacacCCAAAATAAATTGTGAAATAGAAAccatacttaattaattatacattgtGCATTACTCTCCTAAGGTTGCAGTGATGAATTGAAGCTTCCTTGACTACAAATGATTGAGATTTAATGATTTGAGATACATGTTCAGCTTCAGGCTCATCAACCCACATGTCACAAATATAAACATACATTTATTAAGGCTTAGGCTTACCGCTTATGGTTATAAATCAATATGCAGATTTGAGATGACTTACACGATGATTGACTTCCTCCATATATAACTTATACTATAAATTCACATCCAAACCAATTGTTACATGTTCTGATTTT
The nucleotide sequence above comes from Salvia hispanica cultivar TCC Black 2014 chromosome 5, UniMelb_Shisp_WGS_1.0, whole genome shotgun sequence. Encoded proteins:
- the LOC125187604 gene encoding L-type lectin-domain containing receptor kinase S.1-like; the encoded protein is MSPIPPTPLLLLLLYSAAPSTALDFIFNSFPASAAANFTFVDHARIDPPVIRFTNDSEDLSNARAFLPFPIPFRKPPNFPANSTTTSFSTQFVFSILPQIPDSPGFGLAFVLSNTTTPPRVVTGQYFGVFSSPPRTVAPLLAVEFDTGRNTEFNEVNGNHVGIDLNSVLSEATELAGYYDSSSQFVEIDMRSGQNVHAWIEFDGPRNEINVTIAPAGVPRPATVLLSYKNPAVADYIAAEMFVGFSASKTEWVEVQRLLAWSFSDEGIAKDINTTVLPIFHPGNSGGSSLSEGAVAGIAVGAVVAVALLVSWIWWRKNVSVNEEDDDIEDWEMEYWPHKYSYEELTVATKGFSSEQLLGSGGFGRVYRATLAGNDADMAVKCVSHDSKQGLREFMAEISSIGRLQHKNLVQLKGWCRKKNELMLVYDFMPNGSLNNWIFHNPRRLLGWEGRRLVLADVAEGLSYLHHGWDQVVVHRDIKSSNVLLDGDLRGRVGDFGLAKLYTHGQVPSTTQVVGTLGYLAPEVATLASPTAASDVYSFGVVVLEVACGRRPIETGVGDGDEDELLIDWVRRRYLEGRILEVADARIEGEYGAGEMEAVLKLGLSCCHPDPGRRPTMKEVTAVLLGERTEMEPRDMLFGLTPKHSMIDRDEDEDEDANEQEKVLLPQ